From a single Anaerolineales bacterium genomic region:
- a CDS encoding FHA domain-containing protein: MNLREIEARLQNLIEVDLLNVLPGKKVEDIIIQKLAAAIQINATVAADGSIAPDVYTLVMHPETSKHWQDQKILAVLLNSITTVAQEAGFRFTIAPTITVSTDEKIPLNDAEVVASHRVESMAETNATPLNTGSLEDNEMAPENAFLIVEGVKVFPLKLPVVNIGRRLDNQLIIDDPRVSRNHAQLRTIKGRYVIFDLNSTGGTFVNGQRTSQSVLYPGDVISLAGVALIFGQDTPPPHPDLKDTAPLPDTASERPTATLKEHSTKERSTADLKNKKPKEEDK, encoded by the coding sequence ATGAATTTAAGAGAGATCGAAGCCCGCCTGCAAAATCTTATCGAAGTGGATCTATTGAATGTGCTTCCCGGCAAAAAGGTGGAGGACATCATCATCCAGAAACTGGCGGCAGCGATTCAGATCAATGCAACTGTCGCCGCCGATGGATCCATTGCGCCGGATGTATATACACTGGTCATGCACCCGGAAACATCCAAACATTGGCAGGATCAGAAGATCCTTGCGGTTCTGTTGAATTCGATCACAACGGTGGCTCAGGAGGCGGGATTTCGGTTTACAATTGCCCCCACCATAACGGTTTCAACGGACGAGAAAATTCCACTAAATGATGCCGAAGTTGTGGCGTCGCATCGGGTCGAATCTATGGCAGAAACAAATGCAACCCCTTTGAACACCGGAAGTCTTGAAGATAACGAAATGGCGCCGGAGAACGCTTTCCTGATCGTGGAGGGCGTGAAGGTCTTTCCCTTGAAATTGCCCGTGGTCAATATCGGACGCAGGCTGGATAACCAGCTCATCATCGACGACCCGCGCGTTTCGCGCAACCACGCCCAACTGCGCACCATCAAGGGACGCTATGTGATCTTCGATCTGAATTCCACCGGCGGGACCTTTGTCAACGGACAGCGCACAAGCCAGAGCGTGCTCTACCCGGGGGATGTCATTTCGCTGGCAGGCGTGGCGCTCATCTTCGGGCAGGATACACCGCCTCCGCACCCCGACCTGAAAGATACCGCCCCATTACCCGATACCGCATCCGAACGCCCGACTGCGACGCTCAAGGAACACTCCACGAAGGAACGCTCCACGGCGGACTTGAAGAACAAGAAGCCA
- a CDS encoding zinc ribbon domain-containing protein, whose protein sequence is MERRIFHGNIKPVDVAQALIGEFNRGNFRAQMIGQSERVVVQVGTRPDARSGGQTAMTVTVQTLEEGIIVELGEQAWLGVAASIGVSAFTALKNPFSLLGRLDDIAQDLESLKLRERVWQVISKAARAAGASAELSENLRRTTCEYCHVANPVGEPSCVACGAPLGRVQPNTCRSCGFVVKVGQTNCPNCGKNL, encoded by the coding sequence ATGGAACGAAGAATTTTTCACGGAAACATCAAACCAGTGGACGTGGCGCAGGCGTTGATCGGGGAGTTCAACCGCGGCAATTTCCGCGCGCAGATGATCGGGCAGAGTGAACGGGTGGTGGTGCAGGTTGGCACGCGCCCCGATGCCCGCTCCGGCGGTCAGACCGCCATGACCGTGACCGTACAGACACTTGAAGAGGGCATCATTGTAGAGTTGGGCGAGCAAGCCTGGCTCGGGGTTGCCGCCAGCATCGGGGTGAGCGCGTTCACAGCGTTGAAAAATCCCTTCAGCCTGTTGGGGCGGCTGGATGACATTGCCCAGGACCTTGAAAGCCTGAAACTCCGCGAGCGCGTCTGGCAGGTGATCTCGAAAGCGGCGCGCGCGGCGGGGGCATCTGCCGAGCTTTCAGAGAATTTGCGGCGCACAACCTGCGAATACTGCCATGTGGCGAATCCCGTCGGCGAGCCATCCTGCGTTGCCTGCGGGGCGCCGCTCGGACGGGTGCAGCCGAACACCTGCCGGAGTTGCGGGTTCGTGGTGAAGGTTGGGCAGACAAATTGCCCGAATTGCGGGAAAAATCTGTAG
- a CDS encoding SH3 domain-containing protein yields the protein MKRHWFHILILSILTTLLLTGTFFASNPPSVLAQQPTNSPTGIFITVLFDEPQINVRMGPSSTVYPVVGTMVSGSTAPALGRSPGGDWIQIEFPSAPGGKAWVYSALVSLSPGTLQIAEPPPTPVPPATSTIDPTLAAQFVIVPTSTRPPTFTPAPVLTVPSYTQPFSLYTEDSMPLALIIIALAILGLVGFLLSLVRRQ from the coding sequence ATGAAGCGACACTGGTTTCACATTCTCATCCTTTCCATACTCACAACCCTGCTTCTCACAGGGACATTTTTCGCATCCAACCCGCCCTCGGTCCTGGCTCAACAACCGACGAATTCCCCCACCGGCATCTTTATCACCGTACTCTTCGACGAACCGCAGATCAACGTGCGCATGGGACCAAGCTCCACGGTCTATCCCGTTGTCGGGACGATGGTATCCGGGTCCACCGCGCCAGCTCTCGGCAGGTCCCCCGGAGGCGACTGGATCCAGATCGAATTCCCGTCCGCGCCGGGCGGCAAGGCTTGGGTCTATTCCGCGCTGGTTTCCTTATCCCCCGGCACGCTGCAGATCGCCGAACCGCCTCCGACGCCCGTCCCGCCTGCCACATCCACCATCGACCCGACGCTCGCGGCGCAGTTCGTCATCGTGCCGACCAGCACGCGCCCGCCCACGTTCACGCCGGCTCCGGTGTTGACGGTCCCGTCTTATACGCAGCCCTTCTCGCTTTATACGGAAGATTCCATGCCGCTGGCGCTGATCATCATTGCGCTTGCCATTCTGGGTCTGGTGGGCTTCCTGCTTTCGCTTGTCCGTCGTCAATGA
- a CDS encoding iron-sulfur cluster assembly accessory protein: MLQEISTQLFTLTPAASQAVKDILEQRKLEGFALRVYVASGGCCGVNFGMALDNNFRDTDTTFEANGVKVVVDEVSIDYLRDATVDFVNDPHHGAGFAVNSPNAKSGHSHGEGGCACGSDGGGSCGCGGGSCGCGGH; the protein is encoded by the coding sequence ATGCTCCAAGAGATCAGCACCCAGCTTTTTACACTCACCCCTGCCGCCAGTCAGGCAGTTAAAGATATTCTTGAACAGCGCAAACTGGAAGGGTTCGCCCTGCGCGTGTATGTTGCCAGCGGCGGATGCTGCGGCGTGAACTTCGGCATGGCGCTCGACAACAACTTCCGTGATACGGACACCACCTTCGAAGCCAACGGCGTCAAGGTGGTTGTGGATGAAGTCTCGATCGATTATCTGCGCGATGCCACGGTTGACTTCGTCAACGATCCTCATCACGGCGCAGGCTTTGCGGTCAACAGCCCCAACGCCAAGAGCGGACACAGCCACGGTGAAGGCGGATGTGCCTGCGGCAGTGACGGCGGCGGCTCATGCGGCTGCGGCGGCGGTTCCTGCGGGTGCGGTGGACACTAA
- a CDS encoding sodium-translocating pyrophosphatase, which translates to MQFEMFLAPMAVRSPLPLLWWLGPIAALIALGFAFYLYRQLMQLSEGTERMQEIAQAVREGAMAYLRRQYKVVSIVFAVLFVLFLVLSWLHLQNPIVPYAFLTGGLFSGLCGYIGMKTATNASARTTFAATKSLNSALQVALRAGAVMGLVVVGFALLDITVWFLLLYNVFPVAFPDSFGFLLTENPLPTITAIMLSFGMGASTQALFARVGGGIYTKAADVGADLVGKVEANIPEDDPRNPATIADNVGDNVGDVAGMGADLYESYAGSILATSALGVAAVGLDGADVPMSMLFITAPIALAALGVVLSIIALYVVRSNEDATQAQLIGALSNGLYVSSAGIALLSLPVFYFMGLPNWLALWVVVLTGLAVGIAVGKLTEYYTSHAFSPTRRIAEQANTSTATAMIEGIALGMRSSGAPVVAVLVGIVISYYVAGGASNILMGLYGVGLAAVAMLSTLGFTLATDAYGPIADNAGGNAEMSGLDPQVRHRTDQLDAVGNTTAAIGKGFAIGSAALTAMALLAAYLEEIRLVLGELRGVSELMVNGVAVKVAELTVQDFMTYYNVSLLNPAVLVGVFSGVATAFYFSALTMSAVGRAAGGMVDEVRRQFREIPGILEGTAKPDYARCVEISTVSAQREMIGPSVLAIVIPVLVGLIFGVAGVLGLLAGSLAAGFALAVMMSNAGGAWDNAKKYIEAGEYGGKGSPAHKAAVVGDTVGDPFKDTSGPSLNILIKLMSMVSVVFAGLIVAFDNGQGLLMMLLGG; encoded by the coding sequence ATGCAGTTCGAAATGTTTTTAGCCCCGATGGCTGTCCGAAGTCCGCTGCCTTTGCTGTGGTGGCTTGGACCCATTGCGGCTCTGATCGCGCTCGGCTTTGCCTTTTACCTGTATCGCCAGTTGATGCAGTTAAGTGAAGGGACCGAGCGTATGCAGGAGATCGCCCAGGCTGTCCGCGAGGGTGCCATGGCGTACCTGCGCAGGCAATACAAGGTGGTTTCCATTGTATTTGCCGTGTTGTTTGTGCTCTTTTTGGTTCTTTCCTGGCTCCATCTCCAGAATCCGATCGTGCCGTACGCCTTCCTGACCGGCGGTCTGTTCTCCGGTCTGTGCGGTTATATCGGCATGAAGACGGCAACGAACGCCTCGGCGCGCACCACCTTCGCTGCCACGAAAAGCCTGAACAGCGCATTGCAGGTTGCCCTGCGCGCCGGCGCTGTGATGGGGCTGGTGGTGGTGGGCTTCGCCCTGTTGGATATCACGGTCTGGTTCCTGCTCCTGTATAACGTGTTCCCCGTGGCATTCCCCGATTCGTTCGGATTCCTGCTGACCGAGAATCCGCTGCCGACGATCACAGCGATCATGCTTAGCTTTGGCATGGGCGCTTCGACCCAGGCATTGTTCGCCCGTGTCGGCGGCGGTATCTACACCAAGGCTGCCGATGTCGGCGCGGACCTGGTCGGTAAGGTCGAAGCAAACATCCCTGAGGATGATCCGCGCAATCCCGCTACCATTGCCGATAACGTCGGCGACAACGTCGGTGACGTGGCAGGCATGGGCGCGGACCTGTATGAATCCTATGCCGGTTCCATTCTGGCTACCTCCGCGCTCGGCGTGGCGGCGGTTGGTTTGGACGGCGCGGATGTCCCAATGAGCATGTTGTTCATCACCGCTCCGATTGCGTTGGCGGCATTGGGCGTAGTGCTTTCGATCATCGCCTTGTACGTGGTCCGCTCGAACGAAGACGCCACGCAGGCGCAGTTGATCGGCGCGTTGAGCAACGGTCTGTATGTCAGTTCGGCTGGCATCGCATTGCTGTCCCTGCCGGTGTTTTACTTCATGGGTCTTCCCAACTGGCTTGCCCTTTGGGTGGTTGTGTTGACGGGTCTTGCCGTCGGCATCGCGGTTGGCAAGTTGACCGAGTACTACACATCCCATGCCTTTTCTCCCACCCGCAGGATCGCTGAACAGGCGAACACCAGCACCGCCACTGCCATGATCGAAGGTATTGCGCTCGGTATGCGCTCCAGCGGCGCGCCGGTGGTGGCTGTCCTTGTCGGTATCGTGATCAGTTACTATGTGGCGGGCGGCGCCAGCAACATCCTGATGGGCTTGTACGGTGTTGGTCTGGCGGCGGTTGCCATGCTTTCCACGCTCGGCTTCACCCTTGCCACCGATGCATACGGTCCGATCGCGGATAACGCGGGCGGTAACGCTGAAATGTCCGGGCTTGATCCGCAGGTGCGCCACCGCACCGACCAATTGGATGCGGTTGGAAACACGACGGCTGCCATCGGCAAGGGCTTTGCGATCGGTTCCGCCGCGTTGACCGCCATGGCGTTATTGGCGGCGTATCTTGAGGAAATCCGTCTCGTGCTGGGTGAACTGCGCGGCGTGAGTGAATTGATGGTCAATGGCGTGGCTGTGAAGGTCGCCGAATTGACCGTGCAGGACTTCATGACGTACTACAACGTCAGCCTGCTCAACCCCGCCGTGCTGGTGGGTGTGTTCAGCGGCGTTGCCACGGCATTCTACTTCTCCGCGTTGACCATGAGCGCGGTCGGACGCGCCGCTGGCGGCATGGTGGATGAAGTCCGGCGTCAGTTCCGCGAGATCCCCGGTATTCTCGAAGGTACAGCTAAGCCCGATTACGCGCGCTGTGTGGAGATCAGCACGGTTTCCGCCCAACGTGAGATGATCGGACCCTCCGTGCTTGCGATCGTCATCCCGGTGTTGGTCGGCTTGATCTTCGGGGTGGCTGGTGTGCTCGGCTTGCTGGCGGGGTCCCTCGCTGCGGGCTTTGCGTTGGCGGTGATGATGTCCAATGCCGGCGGCGCATGGGACAACGCCAAGAAATACATCGAAGCCGGTGAGTATGGCGGCAAGGGTTCTCCCGCCCACAAAGCGGCGGTCGTCGGTGATACCGTCGGCGATCCGTTCAAGGATACGTCCGGTCCCTCGCTCAACATTCTGATCAAGTTGATGTCCATGGTCTCGGTGGTGTTCGCCGGTCTGATCGTGGCGTTCGATAACGGTCAGGGCTTGTTGATGATGCTGCTGGGCGGATAA
- a CDS encoding polysaccharide biosynthesis C-terminal domain-containing protein produces MDVLLPFERLRKWGMKGGLAILDQGVFSGANFLLTILLARWLVPDQYGAYAIGFSALVFFLQLLFSFVLEPMAVLGPSSHGEDLSDYLSAQVRLYFIFIGVLGLIIAGAVFIYGLIGQNSLLSSVLVVLGLVLPFLLFPWLMRRIFYVLGKPEISLAGSIVYLLILLLLVISAKWVGVLTGASSVLIVASAGLLSGLFLVLFFRRNYGYGKKITVGKLFRENWVFGKWLVLSGILMIAAGQVQIYLAGTILGLEEAGVIYALQTLSQPITLSITAVTAVITPSLAADFARGDIDSLKKKVKLMTITLAGLAMLFELFLFFFRVPLEQIVFDGIFSNHVDLIPILGLCPLIASLFSGMQYALQAAKRPDALLFASLIWFPVSLGLGLFFIRSWGLWGGAWATVLGYLVLGVTLALLYWLWLVKRPNLKWPGTV; encoded by the coding sequence ATGGATGTCTTGTTGCCTTTTGAGCGCTTAAGAAAATGGGGGATGAAGGGCGGGCTTGCAATTCTTGACCAGGGTGTGTTTTCCGGCGCGAATTTTCTATTAACGATCCTGTTGGCTCGCTGGCTGGTTCCGGATCAATACGGTGCCTATGCCATCGGTTTTTCTGCGTTGGTTTTTTTCTTACAACTCCTTTTTTCCTTTGTTTTGGAACCGATGGCGGTCTTGGGACCATCCTCGCATGGAGAAGATCTGTCGGATTATCTTTCGGCACAGGTCCGCTTATATTTTATTTTTATCGGGGTATTGGGCTTGATCATTGCCGGTGCAGTATTTATTTATGGTCTTATTGGACAGAACTCCCTGCTCTCCAGCGTGTTGGTAGTATTGGGTCTGGTTCTTCCATTTCTTCTTTTTCCATGGCTGATGCGCAGGATCTTTTATGTACTTGGAAAACCGGAGATTTCACTGGCGGGCAGCATCGTATATTTGCTGATCTTGCTTCTTCTTGTTATAAGCGCAAAATGGGTGGGAGTCCTTACAGGTGCATCCAGTGTGCTTATAGTCGCATCAGCGGGATTATTAAGCGGTTTATTTCTTGTATTGTTTTTTAGGCGGAATTATGGATACGGAAAGAAAATAACTGTCGGCAAATTGTTTCGTGAAAACTGGGTCTTTGGAAAGTGGTTGGTTCTTTCAGGAATTTTGATGATCGCCGCTGGACAGGTGCAAATTTACCTTGCAGGGACTATTTTAGGTCTGGAAGAAGCAGGTGTGATATACGCATTGCAGACCCTTTCCCAACCGATCACACTTAGCATCACCGCGGTGACTGCGGTGATCACTCCCAGTCTTGCCGCTGACTTCGCCAGAGGTGATATTGATTCCCTTAAGAAAAAGGTAAAGCTCATGACCATCACTTTGGCAGGGCTTGCGATGCTATTCGAATTATTCTTGTTTTTTTTCCGGGTGCCACTTGAGCAAATAGTGTTTGATGGAATATTCTCAAACCATGTTGATTTGATCCCAATTTTGGGATTGTGTCCGCTGATTGCCTCGCTATTTTCCGGTATGCAATATGCCTTACAAGCTGCGAAGCGACCGGATGCGCTGCTTTTTGCATCCCTTATTTGGTTTCCGGTCAGTCTTGGGCTTGGATTGTTTTTTATTCGCTCTTGGGGATTATGGGGGGGGGCGTGGGCAACGGTTTTAGGCTATCTGGTGCTGGGTGTGACTTTAGCCCTTTTATATTGGCTCTGGCTTGTAAAACGTCCGAATCTTAAGTGGCCCGGGACAGTATGA
- a CDS encoding glycosyltransferase family 4 protein produces MMRVVVAHNFYRQSGGEDAVFTSESSLLEQYGHEVIRHTVSNQDVDFHSRLKLAGATLWNHSEYKKIKKLLREKRPDIIHVHNTLPLLSPSIYYAAGAEGVPVVQMLHNYRPFCLNGVLYRDGHLCEDCIGRIPLPGVLHKCYRGSYAASAGVLSLNVAYFRLLKTYQKHISVFITSTQFAKNLFIKMGLKEDNIIVKPNLVKVFDSVEKIRVDSEARSGAIFVGRLDSRKGIWTLLSAIERTNIPLTLVGDGDLRMEIEEWLLERPNLKVEITGWLDSVEVAGRIKRSSVLVLPSEFYESFGNVIVEAFSCGIPVVTTNIGAQSELVQHGRTGYLYAYGDVDALAKALQTLLDNPELSLVMGKNARREFEMKYTAERNYRALMDIYSGVIGTKSVFPDGNIV; encoded by the coding sequence ATGATGAGAGTTGTAGTTGCACATAATTTTTATCGTCAATCAGGCGGCGAGGACGCCGTATTTACATCTGAAAGCAGTTTATTGGAACAGTACGGACATGAAGTGATACGTCATACGGTTTCCAATCAAGACGTAGATTTTCATTCGCGGCTTAAGTTGGCGGGGGCGACTTTATGGAATCATTCCGAATATAAGAAAATAAAAAAGTTACTTCGCGAGAAGCGTCCGGATATTATTCATGTTCATAACACTCTCCCCTTGCTTTCTCCTTCGATCTATTATGCTGCTGGGGCGGAGGGGGTTCCGGTAGTTCAAATGTTGCACAATTACAGGCCGTTTTGTCTAAACGGCGTTTTATATCGTGATGGCCATCTTTGTGAAGATTGCATAGGGCGTATTCCCCTTCCAGGCGTTTTGCACAAATGCTATCGGGGTTCGTACGCAGCCTCCGCCGGGGTGCTTTCTCTTAATGTTGCTTATTTTCGATTATTAAAGACATATCAAAAGCATATATCGGTTTTTATCACCAGCACTCAATTTGCCAAGAATCTTTTTATTAAGATGGGATTGAAGGAAGACAATATAATAGTGAAGCCAAATTTGGTGAAGGTGTTCGATTCTGTTGAAAAAATTCGCGTAGATTCCGAAGCAAGAAGCGGTGCCATATTTGTTGGCCGTTTGGACTCTCGTAAAGGGATATGGACGTTGCTCTCTGCAATTGAACGAACAAATATCCCCCTGACACTCGTGGGTGATGGGGATCTACGCATGGAAATTGAGGAATGGCTGCTGGAAAGGCCGAATCTAAAAGTTGAAATTACGGGCTGGCTGGATTCGGTTGAAGTTGCCGGTCGGATAAAAAGATCATCCGTGCTTGTCCTGCCATCCGAGTTCTATGAAAGTTTTGGCAATGTGATCGTTGAAGCTTTTTCGTGCGGGATTCCGGTTGTTACCACGAATATCGGAGCGCAATCGGAATTGGTCCAACATGGACGAACCGGCTATTTGTATGCATATGGAGATGTTGATGCTCTGGCAAAGGCTCTGCAGACATTATTGGATAACCCAGAGTTGAGTTTGGTAATGGGAAAAAATGCAAGGCGTGAGTTTGAAATGAAATATACAGCCGAGCGAAACTATCGCGCTTTAATGGATATATATTCCGGTGTTATTGGTACGAAGTCAGTATTCCCTGACGGCAATATCGTTTAA
- a CDS encoding WecB/TagA/CpsF family glycosyltransferase, whose translation MNIIGLKISLTDYSNATGSVMLWSQNDKSHYICAANVHMLMEAHDSPDFAKIINGADLIVSDGMPLVWMMRLKGQRDQQRVYGPTLMLHVLAMAAWENIPVGFYGGTPQVLDALVERMKERYNGLNVVYAYSPPFRELNRQEKEEIVENIDRSGVRILFVGLGCPKQEIWMAEHRGKVHAVMLGVGAAFDFHSGLKLQAPSWMQCLGLEWLFRLLTEPRRLWKRYLYHNSRFIFLAIADLLGFRR comes from the coding sequence ATGAATATAATTGGCCTGAAAATCAGTTTAACAGATTATTCGAACGCAACAGGCTCTGTGATGTTGTGGTCGCAGAATGACAAATCTCATTACATTTGTGCCGCCAACGTCCATATGTTGATGGAAGCGCATGACTCGCCGGATTTCGCGAAAATAATCAATGGAGCCGATCTCATTGTGTCAGATGGCATGCCGCTGGTGTGGATGATGCGTTTGAAAGGACAGCGGGACCAACAACGTGTCTATGGACCCACCCTGATGCTTCACGTGCTTGCGATGGCAGCATGGGAGAATATTCCGGTCGGGTTTTACGGCGGCACGCCGCAGGTTCTTGATGCGCTGGTCGAGCGGATGAAGGAACGATATAACGGATTGAATGTCGTTTACGCATATAGTCCGCCGTTTCGGGAACTAAACCGGCAGGAAAAAGAAGAGATTGTGGAAAATATCGACCGGTCCGGCGTGCGCATTCTGTTTGTAGGGCTTGGCTGTCCCAAACAGGAGATATGGATGGCAGAACACCGCGGAAAGGTACATGCCGTCATGCTTGGTGTGGGGGCAGCATTCGATTTTCATTCAGGCTTAAAATTACAGGCTCCCTCCTGGATGCAGTGTTTGGGGTTGGAGTGGTTGTTTCGACTGTTGACCGAACCGCGCAGATTGTGGAAGCGCTATCTATATCACAACTCCCGTTTTATATTCCTTGCAATAGCCGACCTGTTGGGTTTTCGTCGGTAA
- a CDS encoding sugar transferase → MLRRFSVNFALFSMVVDSVFVAFSLWLASWIRPQLNQVPGIAPISTSVVVPVFLYLIFPTIWVLVYSTASIYDGRKYLRIVDEFSALTLGVLIASVSSAGVLYFSYREVSRAQFVVFVLLVYAFHLVWRLFVRYYFRAQNVFSEQPRRVLVVGTGSLGEKVREQMRLAHVPNLKFLGFVDRIKQEKTLPYFLGDSDAIASVIAKHRISDVVIALPHSEYHQMGEIVQKIERLPVQVWVALGFFDLALYKTAIEDFAGIPMLDLRASAMDDYQRMTKRAFDLFFGLAALLPALPLMAVAALMVYLDDGSPVLFRQKRAGENGRFFNMLKFRTMVRNAEQLQGQVEKRDEKGNVIHKSKDDPRVTRVGRFLRRFSLDELPQLFNVLRGDMSLVGPRPEMPQLVEKYQPWQRKRFAVPPGMTGWWQVNGRSDKPMHLHTEDDLYYIQNYSIWLDVQILFRTAWVVIMGRGSY, encoded by the coding sequence ATGCTGAGAAGATTTTCGGTCAATTTTGCGCTTTTTTCCATGGTGGTTGACAGCGTTTTCGTTGCCTTCTCGCTGTGGTTGGCGTCATGGATACGCCCTCAATTAAACCAGGTGCCCGGAATTGCCCCCATTTCGACGTCCGTGGTTGTGCCTGTATTCCTGTATCTCATTTTTCCGACCATTTGGGTGCTCGTTTATTCGACTGCATCCATTTATGATGGAAGGAAGTATCTGCGGATTGTCGATGAGTTTTCCGCATTGACCTTGGGAGTGTTGATCGCATCTGTCTCCTCGGCAGGGGTTTTGTACTTTTCGTACCGCGAAGTTTCGCGCGCTCAATTCGTCGTTTTCGTTCTTCTTGTGTATGCTTTTCACCTGGTGTGGCGGCTTTTTGTCCGTTACTATTTTCGGGCGCAGAATGTTTTTTCGGAACAACCGCGTCGCGTGCTGGTCGTGGGCACCGGTTCATTGGGGGAAAAGGTCCGTGAGCAGATGCGGCTTGCTCATGTCCCGAACCTGAAGTTTTTAGGGTTTGTCGATCGAATCAAACAGGAAAAAACTCTGCCGTATTTTCTGGGCGACAGCGATGCCATTGCCTCGGTCATTGCAAAGCACCGGATCTCTGATGTGGTCATCGCGCTGCCTCATTCCGAGTATCATCAGATGGGCGAGATCGTTCAGAAGATCGAACGGCTGCCTGTGCAGGTATGGGTTGCCCTGGGCTTTTTCGATCTGGCATTGTACAAGACCGCGATTGAAGATTTCGCAGGGATACCCATGCTGGATCTGCGCGCTTCTGCAATGGACGATTACCAGCGGATGACGAAACGCGCCTTTGATCTCTTTTTCGGTCTTGCCGCGTTGCTGCCTGCCCTGCCTCTCATGGCGGTTGCCGCCCTGATGGTCTATCTCGATGACGGTTCGCCTGTTCTATTTCGACAGAAGCGGGCGGGGGAGAACGGACGTTTTTTCAACATGCTCAAATTCAGGACCATGGTCAGGAATGCCGAGCAGCTCCAGGGTCAGGTGGAGAAGCGCGATGAAAAAGGGAATGTCATCCATAAATCAAAGGATGATCCCCGTGTGACGCGGGTTGGCCGTTTTCTCCGTCGTTTCAGCTTGGATGAACTTCCACAGCTTTTTAATGTCCTGCGCGGCGATATGAGCCTGGTGGGACCTCGCCCAGAAATGCCTCAATTGGTGGAAAAATACCAGCCCTGGCAGAGAAAGCGCTTTGCCGTGCCGCCCGGCATGACGGGGTGGTGGCAGGTCAACGGCAGGAGCGACAAGCCGATGCATCTGCATACCGAGGATGACCTGTATTACATTCAGAATTATTCGATCTGGCTGGATGTGCAGATCCTGTTCCGCACGGCATGGGTCGTGATCATGGGGCGCGGATCGTATTAG
- a CDS encoding O-antigen ligase family protein: MHGKFDKVFDGLVLGLVTFLTHLTLYVCYLEGLTPKRSCNYGSAQSQLSVLFFILVVIFLFLRMRRLERNYWDGWRRNWVMGAFVTVSVLSLFWSAYLPATIYRALLLLLVTFIAAYAGMRFSVKGLVNFVAVVAGIFALVSLFTAVAFPRVGIMTNFPYEGLWRGVFWHKIYLGAMMALGYISYLVILFSPSGEYNRRQKIFSAFLLALGVILAVLSDSASGLVVFAIQSALFVLVVLWLKWGHLVSRRIYFIMLGAASFVALLIVTNLEFIFGLFNRSANMTGRIPMWLHVLEAYAAERLVLGYGFGTFWLQPGINQKVQEVVGWGYPVKVADNGYLDILLNLGVVGLVLLLIMLVIGVIRALRVALAGRDLIHFFPLFVLVHIIFINISLSYFMEMESFVWFLFVAVLFMRSERGPVPS, translated from the coding sequence ATGCACGGGAAATTTGATAAAGTTTTCGACGGGCTTGTGCTTGGACTGGTCACATTTCTAACCCATTTGACCCTATATGTCTGTTACCTGGAGGGATTGACACCGAAACGCTCCTGCAATTACGGCTCGGCACAAAGTCAATTGAGCGTATTGTTCTTCATTCTGGTCGTGATCTTCCTTTTCCTGCGCATGCGCCGCCTTGAAAGGAATTACTGGGATGGTTGGCGGCGCAATTGGGTCATGGGCGCATTTGTTACAGTGTCGGTCCTGTCGTTGTTTTGGAGCGCCTATTTGCCCGCGACGATCTATCGGGCTCTTTTGCTCCTGCTTGTCACGTTCATTGCCGCTTATGCCGGGATGCGCTTTTCTGTAAAGGGTCTGGTTAATTTTGTGGCGGTTGTGGCGGGAATTTTTGCGCTGGTGAGCTTGTTTACGGCTGTTGCGTTCCCGCGGGTTGGCATCATGACAAATTTCCCTTATGAGGGATTGTGGCGCGGAGTATTCTGGCACAAGATCTACCTTGGGGCAATGATGGCTCTGGGGTACATTTCCTATCTTGTGATCTTATTTTCACCCTCTGGCGAGTACAACCGCAGACAGAAAATATTTTCCGCATTTCTGCTGGCGCTTGGTGTGATCCTCGCAGTATTGAGCGACTCAGCTTCCGGCTTGGTCGTTTTTGCAATTCAATCGGCATTGTTCGTGCTGGTTGTGCTGTGGTTGAAATGGGGGCATCTTGTTTCCCGGCGGATATATTTCATCATGCTGGGAGCGGCTTCCTTTGTGGCGCTATTGATCGTTACAAACCTGGAATTCATCTTTGGGCTTTTCAATCGCTCCGCCAACATGACCGGGCGTATTCCGATGTGGCTGCATGTTCTTGAGGCGTATGCGGCTGAGCGCCTGGTGCTTGGCTATGGCTTTGGGACGTTCTGGCTGCAGCCCGGCATCAACCAGAAGGTGCAGGAGGTGGTGGGCTGGGGATATCCGGTCAAGGTCGCCGACAACGGTTATCTGGATATATTGCTGAATTTGGGCGTGGTTGGTCTGGTGCTGTTGTTGATCATGTTGGTGATCGGTGTTATCCGCGCGCTCAGGGTTGCACTGGCAGGACGTGACCTGATCCATTTCTTCCCGTTATTTGTGCTGGTTCATATTATTTTTATCAACATCAGCCTGAGCTATTTCATGGAAATGGAATCCTTTGTTTGGTTCCTGTTTGTTGCGGTCTTGTTTATGCGTTCCGAGCGCGGACCAGTTCCATCGTAA